A genome region from Triticum aestivum cultivar Chinese Spring chromosome 2B, IWGSC CS RefSeq v2.1, whole genome shotgun sequence includes the following:
- the LOC123039880 gene encoding leucine-rich repeat protein 1-like, translating to MATLFAVALLTSLLALATLASCNVLPPSEGDILYAQRQAWEDPSNVLQSWDPTLPDPCTWFHVFCSSDGSVVRVDLGKAGISGPLIPELGGLQHLQYLVLYANNITGPIPATFGNLTSLITLHLYDNLLIGAIPASLGAVRALRYLYEFWSHYKRLNGNMLTGTVPPKILSLVLVGNLAELNVAKNSLEGTVRSSRRWRVAFVIQDTLKTAS from the exons ATGGCGACTCTCTTTGCAGTAGCTCTCCTGACAAGCCTCCTTGCTCTTGCAACTCTTGCAAGCTgcaacgtactccctcc ATCTGAAGGCGACATCCTCTACGCGCAAAGGCAGGCGTGGGAGGACCCCAGCAACGTGCTCCAAAGCTGGGATCCAACCCTTCCCGATCCCTGCACCTGGTTTCATGTCTTTTGCTCGAGCGACGGTTCCGTTGTCCGTGT GGATTTGGGCAAGGCGGGTATCTCAGGCCCCCTGATTCCGGAGCTGGGAGGTCTTCAGCATCTTCAGTATCT TGTGCTGTATGCAAATAACATCACCGGACCGATACCAGCGACCTTCGGCAACCTAACAAGCCTGATCACTCTTCATCTCTATGACAACCTTCTCATTGGAGCCATACCGGCCTCACTCGGGGCCGTCCGGGCGCTGCGTTATCTGTATGAGTTCTGGTCACATTACAA GCGGCTGAACGGGAATATGCTGACTGGCACAGTTCCGCCCAAgattctctctcttgttcttgtgGGGAACTTGGCTGAACT AAATGTTGCCAAAAACAGTCTGGAAGGCACTGTCAGATCATCTCGACGGTGGAGAG TGGCCTTCGTCATCCAGGATACACTGAAGACTGCGAGCTAA
- the LOC123038708 gene encoding MDIS1-interacting receptor like kinase 2-like, with product MENSPLLRFISLTVPLATFLQAMAVPSLQEQAGALLAWKGTLESYPAQLQSWGMGNNTTWPCSWYGIECSKHQASHQEVITKISLRGLRLRGELDALNFTALATLTSIQLSHNRLTGRIPPGIVSLTELRFLLLRRNQIRGPLSPALASLKKLRCLMLQQNELSGEIPTQIGELENLVSLNLSDNHLYGPIPSELGYLKKLARLDFLNNDLTGPIPRNLGNLTKLTILYIGGNYLSGYLPRELGYLLNLRELSLNVNELVGSIPDTLGSLINLTGLYLWDNGLFGHIPPELGYLVNLEELDLSSNKLIGSIPNTFGSLVKLTGLRLRDNQLSGFVPRELGYLVKLEDLYINNNIIMGSIPDTFGNLTKLTTLQLNDNQLFGHVPQEIGNLTNLEKLEFSNNYLSGPLPHNLCISGRLKNLTAENNYLNGPLPSSLLSCRSLVRVRLEMNQLEGDISEMGCHPNLVYIDMRSNKLFGQLSYKWGECCKLDMLSISNNNITGKIPASMGQMFQLKKLDLSSNKLEGEIPSELGKLKKLFHLSLADNSLHGSIPQEIWSLSSLEFLDFSSNYLSGLVEGSIENCLMLRSFNLRHNNFKGSIPTVLGVLQYLQDKLDLSDNSFVGAIPSQLSGLTMLETLNLSNNALTGLIPSSFKRMESLTLIDLSYNELEGPVPESKLFRGAPIQWFMHNKMICGVVKGLPLCSSAPQNGGKMKGYKTIALIMVTTTICLVLVVSILVFRHGRKKSKSIVSSRVTQENIFSIWSFDGANVFKQIVEATNNFSETHCIGTGGYGSVYKARVSTCEIFAVKKIHTTQDDCCVNEAMFNSEIEALVRIRHRNIVKLFGYCSCRKERFLIYEYMERGDLAEILRSNARAIELDWRRRIHIVLDVIHALAYMHHDCSSPIVHRDITSNNILLDLEFRACISDFGTAKILDIDGQNITRLAGTKGYLAPELAYTDNVTEKCDLYSFGVLVLELFAGCHPGDLLSSLSLRTKNNDVYLKDLLDLRLVLPDAATTREIYSMLSVAVQCLEPSPSRRPTAWHARDELSTIKACANHIDFIHARLTIPTQ from the exons ATGGAGAACTCCCCTCTCCTACGCTTCATCTCACTCACTGTCCCACTAGCCACGTTTCTCCAGGCAATGGCAGTGCCGTCCctccaagaacaagcaggagcTCTTCTTGCCTGGAAAGGCACACTAGAAAGCTACCCTGCCCAGCTTCAATCTTGGGGAATGGGAAACAACACTACATGGCCCTGCAGCTGGTATGGCATCGAGTGCAGCAAGCATCAAGCAAGCCACCAAGAGGTGATCACCAAGATCTCTCTACGTGGGCTGCGGCTGAGAGGGGAGCTCGACGCCCTCAACTTCACGGCGTTGGCGACCCTGACGAGCATCCAACTCTCGCACAACAGGCTCACCGGGAGAATCCCTCCCGGCATTGTGTCACTCACAGAGCTCCGGTTCCTGCTTCTTCGACGCAATCAGATAAGGGGCCCTTTATCACCTGCTTTAGCATCCTTGAAAAAACTACGGTGCTTAATGCTCCAGCAGAATGAACTCTCTGGTGAAATACCAACGCAAATAGGAGAACTAGAGAATCTTGTTTCGCTTAACTTATCTGACAATCACTTGTATGGTCCCATCCCTAGTGAACTAGGCTACCTAAAGAAGCTTGCCAGGTTAGATTTTCTCAACAACGACCTCACAGGCCCCATTCCAAGAAATTTAGGGAATCTCACTAAACTCACCATCTTGTATATTGGTGGAAATTATTTATCTGgatatcttcctcgagaactaggtTACCTGTTGAATTTACGAGAGCTGTCCCTTAATGTAAATGAACTCGTGGGTTCCATCCCTGATACCCTCGGGAGTCTAATTAACCTCACTGGCTTGTATCTCTGGGATAACGGACTTTTTGGGCATATTCCCCCAGAACTAGGTTACCTGGTGAATTTAGAAGAGTTAGATCTTAGCAGCAACAAACTCATTGGTTCCATACCTAATACCTTTGGGAGTTTGGTGAAACTCACTGGCTTGCGTCTAAGGGATAACCAACTTTCTGGATTTGTTCCTCGAGAACTAGGTTACCTGGTGAAACTAGAAGATTTGTATATTAACAATAACATAATCATGGGATCCATCCCGGATACTTTTGGAAATTTGACTAAGCTCACTACCTTGCAACTCAATGACAATCAATTGTTTGGGCATGTTCCTCAAGAAATCGGCAACTTAACGAATCTTGAGAAACTCGAGTTCTCCAATAACTACCTCTCTGGTCCTCTGCCACACAATTTGTGCATCAGTGGTCGGCTCAAGAATTTAACTGCAGAAAATAACTACCTGAATGGACCTTTGCCATCAAGCTTGTTAAGCTGTCGAAGCCTAGTCAGAGTTCGTCTTGAAATGAATCAACTAGAAGGAGATATTTCTGAGATGGGATGTCATCCAAATCTAGTGTACATAGATATGAGATCAAATAAACTATTTGGTCAATTATCTTATAAATGGGGGGAGTGTTGTAAACTTGACATGCTAagtatctcaaacaacaacatcaCGGGTAAAATACCCGCAAGTATGGGGCAAATGTTTCAACTAAAGAAACTTGATCTTTCATCAAACAAGCTTGAAGGAGAGATTCCAAGTGAACTGGGAAAACTTAAAAAGTTATTCCACCTGAGCCTCGCAGATAATTCACTCCATGGAAGCATACCACAAGAAATTTGGTCCCTGTCTAGTCTGGAGTTTTTGGATTTTTCGTCAAATTACCTAAGTGGTTTGGTAGAAGGATCAATTGAGAATTGTTTGATGCTTCGCTCATTTAATTTGAGACATAATAACTTCAAAGGAAGCATTCCTACTGTTCTGGGGGTATTGCAATACTTACAAGACAAATTGGATTTAAGTGATAATTCATTTGTTGGGGCAATACCAAGCCAACTTAGTGGCCTGACCATGCTAGAAACTTTGAATCTTTCAAACAATGCACTTACTGGTTTGATCCCATCATCATTTAAGAGAATGGAAAGCTTGACATTGATTGATTTATCTTATAATGAATTAGAAGGGCCAGTACCAGAGAGTAAGCTCTTCCGAGGAGCTCCAATCCAATGGTTCATGCATAATAAGATGATATGTGGTGTTGTGAAAGGATTGCCCCTTTGTAGTAGTGCACCTCAGAATGGAGGGAAAATGAAAGGATACAAAACAATTGCACTAATCATGGTTACTACTACGATATGTCTTGTTCTTGTTGTATCTATATTGGTGTTCCGACATGGGAGGAAAAAATCAAAGTCAATTGTCAGTTCTAGAGTTACACAAGAAAACATATTCTCTATTTGGAGTTTTGATGGGGCAAATGTGTTCAAGCAAATTGTGGAAGCAACCAACAATTTTAGTGAGACACATTGCATAGGAACCGGGGGATATGGATCTGTCTACAAAGCTAGAGTTTCAACATGTGAAATATTTGCGGTGAAGAAGATACATACGACACAAGATGACTGTTGTGTGAACGAGGCAATGTTCAATTCTGAAATAGAGGCATTGGTGCGGATTCGACATCGAAACATCGTCAAACTATTTGGGTATTGTTCCTGTAGAAAAGAAAGGTTCCTTATCTATGAATATATGGAGAGAGGAGACCTAGCAGAAATATTGAGATCCAATGCAAGAGCAATCGAGTTAGACTGGAGAAGGCGGATACATATTGTACTGGACGTGATTCATGCTTTGGCATACATGCATCATGATTGTTCATCACCAATAGTCCATAGAGATATAACGAGTAACAACATTTTGCTTGATCTGGAATTTCGAGCTTGCATTTCGGACTTCGGTACTGCTAAAATTCTCGATATTGATGGCCAAAATATCACAAGGCTTGCGGGGACAAAAGGCTATCTTGCACCAG AGCTAGCATATACAGACAATGTGACAGAGAAATGTGATCTATATAGCTTTGGAGTGCTTGTTTTGGAGTTATTTGCAGGATGCCATCCAGGCGATTTGCTCTCATCCCTCTCGTTGAGAACCAAAAATAATGATGTTTACCTAAAGGATCTGCTGGACTTGAGGCTCGTGCTACCAGATGCCGCAACCACTAGAGAAATATACTCCATGCTTAGTGTTGCAGTTCAATGCCTTGAGCCGAGTCCATCACGCAGACCAACGGCATGGCATGCCCGTGATGAGTTATCAACGATTAAAGCATGTGCAAATCATATTGATTTTATACATGCTAGGCTTACCATTCCTACACAGTAG